A genome region from Nocardiopsis exhalans includes the following:
- a CDS encoding acyl-CoA desaturase yields the protein MTAAPEVPTEGIVKAAETTAAPKREVIPEYEPELRGKAERYTVFAFVFIPLIALLAAVPFFWGWGLSLVDIAIATVFYVISGLGITVGFHRHFTHGSFKAKRPLRIALAIAGSMAIEGSVIKWVADHRRHHKYADAEGDPHSPWRFGDDWKSVAKGMYYAHMAWMYLDDKKTSPRRFTPDLLKDKDVVLVDRLFLPIVMFSLFAPAAIGGLITMSWWGAVTAFFWASLVRVALLHHVTWSINSICHTIGEENFEVRDRSRNVWWLAIPSFGESWHNLHHADPTCARHGVLKGQIDISARLIWIFEKFGWATKVRWPNNERLAAKRVKV from the coding sequence ATGACAGCTGCCCCTGAGGTGCCGACCGAAGGCATCGTCAAAGCCGCAGAGACCACCGCCGCGCCCAAGCGCGAGGTGATCCCCGAGTACGAGCCCGAGCTGAGAGGCAAGGCCGAGCGCTACACCGTCTTCGCGTTCGTGTTCATCCCGCTGATCGCGCTGCTCGCCGCGGTGCCCTTCTTCTGGGGCTGGGGCCTGTCGCTGGTCGACATCGCCATCGCGACGGTCTTCTACGTGATCAGCGGCCTGGGCATCACCGTCGGCTTCCACCGCCACTTCACCCACGGCTCCTTCAAGGCCAAGCGCCCGCTGCGGATCGCGCTGGCGATCGCCGGTTCCATGGCCATCGAGGGCAGCGTCATCAAGTGGGTGGCCGACCACCGCCGCCACCACAAGTACGCGGACGCCGAGGGCGACCCGCACTCGCCGTGGCGCTTCGGCGACGACTGGAAGTCCGTGGCCAAGGGCATGTACTACGCGCACATGGCGTGGATGTACCTGGACGACAAGAAGACCTCGCCGCGCCGCTTCACCCCGGACCTGCTCAAGGACAAGGACGTCGTCCTCGTCGACAGGCTGTTCCTGCCGATCGTGATGTTCTCGCTGTTCGCCCCCGCCGCCATCGGCGGTCTGATCACCATGTCCTGGTGGGGCGCGGTCACCGCGTTCTTCTGGGCGAGCCTGGTCCGCGTGGCGCTGCTGCACCACGTCACCTGGTCGATCAACTCCATCTGCCACACCATCGGCGAGGAGAACTTCGAGGTGCGCGACCGCTCCCGCAACGTGTGGTGGCTGGCCATCCCGTCCTTCGGTGAGTCCTGGCACAACCTGCACCACGCCGACCCGACCTGCGCCCGCCACGGTGTGCTCAAGGGGCAGATCGACATCTCCGCCCGACTCATCTGGATCTTCGAGAAGTTCGGCTGGGCCACCAAGGTCCGCTGGCCCAACAACGAACGACTCGCCGCCAAGCGAGTCAAGGTCTAG
- a CDS encoding MarR family winged helix-turn-helix transcriptional regulator encodes MRDEVDGLIEAWRSERPDVDVTPLEVFSRVSRLARHLDRARRTVFTEHALEPWEFDVLAELRRSGPPYELSPGRLLRATLVTSGTMTNRVDRLAAAELVRRRPDPADKRGVLVRLTDQGAERIDAALASLLSYEETLLAPMPAAEREQLASLLRCLLAPLDKGPSGPQG; translated from the coding sequence ATGCGCGATGAGGTGGATGGGCTGATCGAGGCGTGGCGATCCGAGCGGCCGGACGTTGACGTGACACCCCTGGAGGTGTTCAGCCGGGTGTCCCGGCTCGCCCGCCACCTGGACCGTGCCCGCCGCACCGTCTTCACCGAGCACGCGCTGGAACCCTGGGAGTTCGACGTCCTGGCCGAGCTGCGCCGATCCGGGCCGCCGTACGAACTGAGCCCCGGGCGCCTGCTGCGCGCCACCCTGGTCACCTCCGGGACCATGACCAACCGGGTGGACCGGCTGGCCGCCGCCGAACTCGTGCGTCGCCGCCCCGACCCCGCCGACAAACGCGGTGTCCTGGTCCGGCTCACCGACCAGGGGGCCGAGCGCATCGACGCCGCCCTGGCCTCGCTGCTGAGCTACGAGGAGACCCTCCTGGCCCCGATGCCGGCAGCCGAGCGCGAGCAGCTGGCATCGTTACTGAGATGCCTTCTGGCTCCCCTCGACAAGGGCCCCTCGGGTCCGCAAGGGTAG
- a CDS encoding TetR/AcrR family transcriptional regulator produces the protein MGAADSEQRTRVRRKRMTGKERRQQLLGIGRELFAERGFDATSVEEIAARAGVSKPVVYEHFGGKEGIYAVVVDREMRTLLDMMGEALTADHARSKIEKAALALLRYVEEDSVGFRVLTRDSHVASGTGSFASLINDIASQVEHIMADEFAERGYDPGLAPMYAQALVGMWALTGQWWLEVRKPKREVVAAHLVNLAWNGLSALEAKPKLDTRRRRSG, from the coding sequence ATGGGAGCAGCCGACAGCGAGCAGAGGACCCGCGTGCGCCGCAAGCGCATGACGGGCAAGGAGCGTCGGCAACAACTCCTGGGAATCGGCCGGGAGCTGTTCGCCGAACGAGGGTTCGACGCGACCTCCGTTGAGGAGATCGCCGCACGGGCCGGGGTGTCCAAGCCCGTGGTCTACGAACACTTCGGCGGGAAGGAAGGCATCTACGCCGTGGTCGTGGACCGGGAGATGCGCACTCTCCTGGACATGATGGGCGAGGCCCTCACCGCCGACCACGCCCGAAGCAAGATCGAGAAGGCAGCCCTGGCCCTGCTGCGCTACGTCGAGGAGGACAGCGTCGGGTTCCGGGTTCTCACCCGTGACTCGCACGTGGCGTCCGGAACCGGCAGCTTCGCGAGTCTGATCAACGACATCGCCAGCCAGGTCGAGCACATCATGGCCGACGAGTTCGCCGAACGGGGTTACGACCCGGGACTCGCCCCCATGTACGCGCAGGCCCTGGTGGGCATGTGGGCACTGACCGGCCAGTGGTGGCTGGAGGTCCGCAAGCCCAAGCGCGAGGTGGTCGCGGCCCACCTGGTCAACCTGGCCTGGAACGGGCTCTCGGCCCTGGAGGCCAAACCGAAGCTGGACACGCGCAGGCGGCGTTCCGGCTGA